The DNA segment AACAGGAACGTATACGGGAACTAGAGAAGAAATTACATGATGTTGAGTTAGAACATAGTATATTAAAAAAAGCAATCGCCATTTTCTCCAAGACCGATCGATGAAATACTGGTTCATTAAAAGTAATGAAAAGGTTTTTCCGATTGATAAAATGTGCAAGGTTCTAGAAGTAAGCTTTAGTAGCTACTATAGATGGAAGCGGTCTTCTGTTAGTAATAAAGTCATTAAGAAAGAACATTTAAAAGTAGTAATAAATGACACCTACTTTCATTATAAGCAGCGCTATGGTAGTCCAAGGCTTTGTGTTGATCTACAGAAGAGAGGGATTGAAATATCACGAATTACAGTAGCTAAGTATATGAGAGAAATGGGGTTACGAAGTAAATTAAGTAAAAAATTCCGAATAACTACAGATTCCAACCATGATTATTTAATTGTAGAGAACCACTTAAATCGGCAGTTTAAACAAACTGAACCTTCCAAAGCATGGGTATCTGATATTACCTATATACCTGTAAAAGAAGGGTTTCTTTATTTAACGACTATCTTAGATTTATATGATAGAAAACTGATAGGCTGGAGTTTAAGTGA comes from the Flavobacterium ardleyense genome and includes:
- a CDS encoding IS3 family transposase → MKYWFIKSNEKVFPIDKMCKVLEVSFSSYYRWKRSSVSNKVIKKEHLKVVINDTYFHYKQRYGSPRLCVDLQKRGIEISRITVAKYMREMGLRSKLSKKFRITTDSNHDYLIVENHLNRQFKQTEPSKAWVSDITYIPVKEGFLYLTTILDLYDRKLIGWSLSDGMSTDQTSLPAWRMALKNRKISKGLIFHSDRGVQYANKKFANTLESYKVKRSMSRKGNCWDNAVAESFFKSLKSELIYGNKLISRKDMEKEVFEYIELWYNKMRRHSSLNYLTIQEFNNLKINSKYAA